From the genome of Marinobacter sp. F4206:
GACAGTTTATAGATCAGGTCAGGCGGAAGGGTCGACAGGGTGATCGCCCGCTGAGTGAACTGATGGATGGCGACAGCCACGCCGACTGGATGGATAGCCTGGAGTCGGACGACGAGGGCCCCGACGCACTTCTTGAGCTGGAGCGGTTGGGGCCGGTACTGGATCGGGTTCTGACAACGCTCGCACCGGACCAGCGCACCTTGGTGTTGTTGCACGATGTTGATGGCTGGCGCCAGGAGGACATCGCCGAGGTTCTCGACATTCCGCTGGGGACGGTAAAGTCCCGCCTGCATCGATGCCGCGCGATGCTACGAAAAAAATTGCAGCGGGAGCTGGAACCTATTCCCGGATCCGGGCGTCTAGGTGAGTGAGGTAATGACTATGTCCTGTCGGGAAATTCGTGTAAGCCTCGCCGCTTACAGTAACAATGAGCTTTCTGAAACACGCACCGAAGAGATTGCGCGGCACCTGCGTACCTGTTCGTCGTGTCGGGTCAGGCTGGAGTCGGAGCAGGCTCTGACGGGAGCGCTCCGGCGGCAGGCAGGCATTCCGGCACCGTCCGCGGGTTTCGAAGCCCGGGTGCTGGACGCCGCGACCGGTCGGTCTTCCGGGGCAGGAAGTGGCTGGAGTCATACGGTCCTGGGCGGCGCGGTAGCGGCGGCCCTGGCGCTAGGCATTGGTCTCGGGGTTCTGCTGGATGAAGGCTCGCCGGTCTCAGAGATGCCAGTGGCAGTCAACGAGCAGACCGGCGAGAGTCAGTCCGTGAGTGATCCGGCGGGGATTGGCCAGCCGACAGAACGAACCGTCCGTTTGGCCTTCCGCTCCGGCGAGCCGCTTGAGGACGTCACCCTGACCCTTGAGCTTCCGCCCCACGTGGAGCTTGCCTCTTTGCCAGGGCAGCATGAGCTGAGCTGGAAGGTGAGTCTGGATGCCGGTGAGAATGTCCTGGCGCTGCCGCTCAAGGTCTTGTTCCCCGGTTCCGGGGAGCTGGTGGCCAGGCTCGACACCGGTGATCGCCAGAAAACCTTCCGTGCCGTTATCCCGGATTCCGAGGACGCTATGACTATGAAAGAGGGGCCATCGTCGTGAAGTACCGTAGTTTGGTAACTGCTGTATTGCTGCGCGTTTTTGTCTTGGGCGCGGGATTGACCGTGTCCCTGGGCGTTGCGGCGGCCAATGATCTTGATGTCACCATGCGCATGGTTCTGGATGACGCTGAATTGACGGATTCCGTTGTCCGCGAGATTGAGCTGCCCATGGCAACCCCGTCCGAACTGCAACGGGGTCAGTCTGCGCCGGATCTGGACTCAGCGAAAGAGGCCCGGGACAATGGCCGGGAGTTCGGCCAGTCGGTCGCAGACGACGCGCGTGGCGCCCGGGGGAGTGTTGACTCGGTGCGGGAAAAGCCCGACCTGCCGGACAAAATCAAGGCTCCGGAAAAACCGCAGCGCCCTGAGATTTCCTCTGATGCAAAAGAACGTGCCCAGGATATCCGAGGCAAAACTCCGCCCGGTCTGGACCGTTAATCCAGGCAATCAAGTCTGCGGTTCAAGGGTAATCTTGCCTTTTTTTAGTGCCCTCCTTGCTATACTCTCCAGCGTTGTCGCCCGGTAGCGCTGGTCTTTCCTTCCGCCAGCCTGCTGATCCATTCGCTGATCCGGAGAGTACCCTTGCTGGCATTTCGGTTCACCCTACTATGCTGGCTGTTTGTTGTGGTGCCCTCCTGGACCGCGGCATCTGAACGTGGCTCTTCGACAGAGACGTTCAGATTTGGCGTCGAGCAGTTCCAGTCTGGCGACCTGGAAGGTGCCCGCAAGTCCTTTGAGGCTGCACGTGCCGGAGGTCTCAGGTCGGTCTCCCTGACCTACAATCTGGGCGTGGTTTACTATCGACTGGGCGATTATCAGTCTGCCGAGCAAACCTTCCTGGAACTCCTGAATACAAAGCATGAGGCCCTCGCCAGTTACAATCTCGGGCTTGTGGCGCTGGAACAGGGCGATGAATCCGGCGCGAAGCGCTGGTTCGCCCGGGCAACGACTCCGACTACTCCGGAAAAGCTTCGGGCACTGGCTCGCGTCCAGCTGGAGAAACTGGAAGGTAGGGTGCACGAGCAACGCAGCCCGGGACCAGGCACGGGTTATCTGCTCGCTTCCGCCGGCTACGACAGCAACATTGCCGGTCTGCCCGACACGTCAGCCAGCAGTGAAGGTGGTCTCTTTGGTGAGCTGCTGGCCGCCGGCTCGGCTACGGCGGGTGCCCTGGGCGACGGCCGGTTAAGCCTCGGAGGCGTAGCCTATGGTCGGCATTACCCCGCCAACGATGAATACGATACCTCGCTTCT
Proteins encoded in this window:
- a CDS encoding RNA polymerase sigma factor: MALIPFRLSKTRRFEALVQPHLEVMYRFAYRLAGQQQDAEDLVQDVVVKLYPRLDELESVDQLRPWLNRVLYRQFIDQVRRKGRQGDRPLSELMDGDSHADWMDSLESDDEGPDALLELERLGPVLDRVLTTLAPDQRTLVLLHDVDGWRQEDIAEVLDIPLGTVKSRLHRCRAMLRKKLQRELEPIPGSGRLGE
- a CDS encoding anti-sigma factor yields the protein MTMSCREIRVSLAAYSNNELSETRTEEIARHLRTCSSCRVRLESEQALTGALRRQAGIPAPSAGFEARVLDAATGRSSGAGSGWSHTVLGGAVAAALALGIGLGVLLDEGSPVSEMPVAVNEQTGESQSVSDPAGIGQPTERTVRLAFRSGEPLEDVTLTLELPPHVELASLPGQHELSWKVSLDAGENVLALPLKVLFPGSGELVARLDTGDRQKTFRAVIPDSEDAMTMKEGPSS
- a CDS encoding tol-pal system YbgF family protein, with amino-acid sequence MLAFRFTLLCWLFVVVPSWTAASERGSSTETFRFGVEQFQSGDLEGARKSFEAARAGGLRSVSLTYNLGVVYYRLGDYQSAEQTFLELLNTKHEALASYNLGLVALEQGDESGAKRWFARATTPTTPEKLRALARVQLEKLEGRVHEQRSPGPGTGYLLASAGYDSNIAGLPDTSASSEGGLFGELLAAGSATAGALGDGRLSLGGVAYGRHYPANDEYDTSLLQGELIWSRTLASVVQGASVTVSQSWFDADALERRYGLEGFQRWSACGGLLKLARCSVALAAAHVDGGAGFEGYDGEWYRLRLSATRRFRGWLLDGDYRWEVNDREDFQVGDQFISVSPSHHTLELSARYRIRPDVLVGGTGAFRYSRFQDPHVLFEGNALVSERRVDGRIEVGIFTESRLNDSWLVRAEWQVQDNDSGIDRYDYRRYTLIGSLEGTF